TCAGGAGTTGAAGCCCGTCCATATTTGGCATGTTCCAATCGCTCAGAACAATATCAAACGTGGAAGCCTGAAATATCTCTAAAGCCTGGACTCCATCTTCTGCTTCAGTTACATCTTCGATACCCAGTTTCGACAAGCATCGTTTCTGGATTGTTCTCATTGTTCCTGAGTCATCAACAAGTAATACTTTCATTGGAATGGCCTTTATCTTTAAGTCAGTAATTCGTTCAAAAACAAGTATTAGTCAAACGGGCGTCTTAACGATCAGAAAATCCTGCTTCAATGGTGAAAGTTCCGATTTCTGAATCGAACGCGATACAAATTGGGACAACATTCGAAGGGTAATGAACAGTGTGCCCTTTTCCGGTAATAATATTGGGAATACTGATTGATGCTTCCAGATGCTCCAGCTGTGCTTTTGCTGATCCGGCAATCATATTCGCCAATTCACAAACGGCATCACAGACTTCATCGTTGATTTCGTCGGATGAAATTCCAACGAGGCGATCCAAAATTCCAATGCCTACACTTTTTGATAAACTGAGAACCAGTGTTCCGGCTGCTTTTCCAGAAATACCAATCACAGCACTTAGTTCATGCTCTGGAATGTGGTCCGCCTTTAGACTCAATCCGGTGCGTTTTGGCGTACAACCCAGCATCATTTCAAAGACAGAGATTGTTGAGCTGATGATTGGATTCACAAATTCTGCAGTGAGCTCCGATTTACCTGTGGTAGTTGACGTCATTATCAAGTTCCTGTTTCCTGGGAATAATTCAAAATCAATTCTTCTGAAGTATTTTAAAGATAGTCTTGCTGGTTTATTGAAATCCAAGTGTGAGCATGATGCTCAACTTCAGATGGCGTCAAAATGACATAGGGTGTTTTTCAATAATCGTGCACTTAGAACATAGATCACGAAAAATTACATGTGCCAAAATATCAACACGATATTGGAAATAATAATTACACGGCTCCCAGGCCGTGTCTGGGTATTCCGACTTTGCCGGATATATCGGAGGCCTTGGCCTGCAGGAATACAGTGTAATCCCTCCTGAATAATTCAAGGCAACCGCGATACCAGGTTCAGAGTAGAGAGGCCAGTCTCAGTGGGCTCCCTCTTTGTATGCAAATAAGCAAGAAACCTGCAGTATCTGGCATATGTTATGAAAGCAGAGAAAAGAACAGGACAAGGAACTCCTGTTTTCTGTTGAGGCGTGCATCGCTTTTTGGGGCTTCGTTTGACGAAAGTCTCAACGTATCTAAGGGATTCAACTGCAGAATTCTCTCAATTTGCAGTTGAGTCATCGAGTGAAAATTGTATACGATAGGGAATCTTACTAATGGCTGATCAATTTGTATCTTGATACGAAGAAATCATATTATCATTTCAACAAGACTTTATTCATCATTTCTCAGAAGTTGGATAAAGATACTCGTTCAGTTCTATATTCTTATGTGCTGATATAATTAAGTAGTTGCTGTGTTATTTAGCTAAAGCGCAAATGCCAATGGCACAATCATTTCATCAGGACCATTTTGAGTTCGCTCAAGATGTTCGAACCACATGTCATCGACTAAATAATTTCTTAACAATTTTGCAGTGTCAGCATGATTGCCTAGGGGCATTGCCCTCCAAAAATCTAGAGACTGAGTTAGCTGATATATTAAAAGAATTAGACCCACTCGTGGAAGACGTGACAAATGATGTGCATGTTCTCTCTAAAAAATGCAGAGACATCTTAGAAGGGGCTAATAATAAATAAACAATGGTGGAAAGTAGATTGAACCATTAGTTAATTGATATCTATAATTTCTTCACTTATTTTATCTGGGGGCCAACATGCTTACTTCAACTGATCTAATTCGCGTCGTATTGGTAGACGACCATTTGATGCTCGTTGATTCATTGGTGACACGGTTTCAACGCGATTCAGATATTGAGGTTGTCGGGACAGCGACCAATGCAGATGATGGACTGGCCCTCATTCTTGAAACAGAACCAGATGTTGTGATCCTGGATGTTGAGTTGCCGGGGCGAGGTTCGTTTGATATCGGTGAAGAAATTTCGTCGCGATTGAAAAACACCAAAATGATTTTTCTCACTGGCTATCTTTCAGACATTTTTATTGAACTGGCACTTAGAGTAAACGCGGTTGGTTATCTGTTGAAGGGCGAGCCGATTGAATCATTGATTCACGCCATCAAAAAAGCAGCCCGGGGTGAATACTGTTTCTCACAATCGGTTCAGGAACGACTGATTTTCGATCATAAGAAGAATCGTTACTCAATTCAGTCAGAAAGTATGCTGGCCTCGCTGACCTCCCGCCAAATCGAAGTCCTGCGACATCTAGCTCGGGGAAAGAGTGTCAAAGAAGTGGCGCGCTCAATGCATCTCTCTGAGAAGTCGATTGACAGTCACAAATATCGCATTATGCACAAACTGGGCATTCATGATCGGGTCGAACTGGCCCGCTATTCCATTCGTGAAGGATTGACTCTCCCTTAAGAGTTTACTGCTTTATGAATCTTCAGGAACAAATTGGACCACGCTTTTGAATCAGACGACTGATTAATTCCATTTGCGAGTCCGAGAGCTTGAAATTCATGGTTTCTGCATTTTCGATAATCTGTTCAGGGCGTTTGGCCCCACATAACGCACACGTAATTCCTTTCTGCTGAATCGTCCAGCGTATCACAATCTGGGCTACCGTTTGATTCAAGTCTCTTGCCAGAATACGCAGTTCATCCAGGAAGTCCTGATTTTTTTCCCACTCTGCTCCATGAAACATGGGATACTTTTGCCGGCCGTCTTCGGGAGCGAATTGGTGAGCGCGGGGAAGTTTACCGGCCAGTAATCCTTTCATCAATGGCCAGTAAGCCATCACTGAGATCTGATTCTCAATGCACCAGGGAAGACGGTCTGTTTCGATATCGCGCTGCAACATATTATAACGCGGTTGATATGCTGAGATCGGGCAGACAGCGGCAAATTCCTGGAGTTGCTCCAGAGTAAAATTTGATACGCCGATCGATAGTATTTTTCCGGCTTCCAGAAGTTCTTTATACGCTCCTGCAGATTCACTGACCGGAATTTCAGGGTCAGGGCCGTGTAAATAATAGAGCTCTACCCGGTCTGTATTTAGACGCGACAGACTTTCGTCGCATTCCTGTTTGATTCTGGCTGGTGATGCATTTCGAATCTGTTTCCTGTCAGACCAGTGAATGCCGCCCTTTGTGGCAATCACAATTTGATCTCGTTTCTCCCCCAGTGCTTTTGCGATCAGACGCTCACTTTCTCCTTCATAGCCATAGCAATAAGCAGTATCAAAAAAGTTGATACCCGATTCAAAAGCGGCATTCAAGGTCGCGAGGCTTGCCTCTTCGGTAACATCAACACTCGTGACTCCGGAAATCGGCCAGCAACCCATTGCGATGGGGGTCACCTGAATATTTGTGTTTCCTATATTTCGCAAAGCAGTCATTGCACCTGTTCCTGTAGGAGATCAAAGAGTAGAGTCATGTCTTGAAGCGGATGAATGGAGATTCAGCCCAGAATGAACTACCATAGCGTACCGTTGGCTTAGAGAACATCATATTGTTTGCACGAAACAATTGAAGGCAAATCGAGATTATGTGTGCACGGTTTTTCTTATTTTCGCCTGACGAAGAGATCATGAAGTTATTTCACATGGTCAGCTTTCCCCGTATCTCTCCCCGTTTTAATATTGCACCTTCTCAACCTGTGCTGGCAATAACCAGAAGTCAACACGATTTGCATGTGAAGCATTTTCAATGGGGGCTGATTCCCGGCTGGATGAAAAATCCTGCGCCAGGGCAGGCGATGATTAACGCTCGCTCAGAAACGGCGTCCTCGAAACCCGCATTCAAGAGTGCCTTTCGCTATCGCAGGTGTCTGATTCCCGCCAACGGGTTTTATGAATGGAAGAGTTCCGGGAATCGCTCGAAGCAAGCCATGTGTGTCCGAATCAATGAGGCACCCTTGTTTGCGATGGCAGGGATCTGGGAACAGTGGCAGAGCCCTGACGGCACAGAACTGGAAACCTGCTCCGTATTGACGACTTCCGCCAATACGCTGCTGGAAACCATTCACCCCCGTATGCCCGTGATTCTGCGTCCCGAACAGTATGCGCGCTGGCTGAGTGCCGATACCACTCCCGTTCCGCAGCTGGAGCGGTTGCTGCAGACCTATCCCGCAGAGGAGATGCAGGCTTTTCCCGTCAGCTCCTATGTGAATAAAGTCGTTCATGACTCCCCGGAATGCATCGAGCCGATTCAGGAGCAGAAAACGCTGTTTTAGCCAGTTGTTTCTGGTGCTGCGAACAGTGAGAGGAGAGGCTCGATTTCTTCGAAGTGCTCAAACAGGTAGTCTGGTTCACATGCACGGAGTTCTTCCAGAGGATAAACACCAGTTGCAACCGCAATCACGTTAGCTCCAATTGCTCGCGCACAGTGGATATCACTGGGCGTATCTCCAATTACCCAGATTGAAGTTCCTGCCAGTGATTCGGGAGAGTGACGTTGTTGAATCTGTTTGATTGCTTCGTGAGCGACATCATTTCGATTGGCGTGATGATCTCCATAGGCACCGAACTCAAAGAAGTGTTTCAAATGATAGTGTTCCAGTTTCTGCCGGGCACCATGTTCAAAATTGCCAGTCAGCAGGCCGAGGTCTATGTGCGTGTGCTGGGACAGCTGTTCCAAAATCGGCTTGATACCTGGCAAGACACGCCCTTGCCGTTCTTTCAGTTTTTCGGCAAGCAGTTTGAGGTAGCCAGCTTCAAAGCGTTGTCGATTCTGGCTTGTATTTGGAATTCCAAAGTAGTCGAAGAGATCTACCATGATGGCATGGTCCGTTCTTCCGGCTGTCGGAATGCCTTCCACGGGCGCAGAAACCCGAAACTCTTCTTCCAGCATATGCAGGATAGATCGTTGACCGGCACCTCCGGTATCGATCAAGGTACCATCAATATCAAACAGACAAATATGCATAATCCGCCAGTGATTCAAAAGTGATGCAAGTGGGTTGTGACCTCACTATTCTATACACCATGTACGACTTCGGAAATGCGGTTTGTAGTGAGGGGAGCCCCTTTTATTTCACTTTCAACTCTGCTGATCACTTCAGGACCGATCTCCTGCAGGTTTTGTTCATATCCTGCTAACAAAGCCAGATCACAGATTTGATTGATTTTTTCTGGTGTGCCATCAGTCGCTGATTGAATTTCTTGAATCGCGTCTGTTGTGAAGAGTGGTGTTCCGCAGCCAGAGCGATTCAGACGGTAGCGGATATAATTTTCCGTTGTTTCCTGATCAAATGATCCAAGTTCGATCGCCAGGTCTGATAATTGGGCAACGACAGTTGCTGTCCCGGGATTCAGAGCGCCAGAGGTGGTGACGATTGTTAAGGCGGGAAATCGCTGATTTCCGGTATGGAGCAGGCGTTCAATTGTTTTCAGGCATTCGGAACGACACTGGTCTACATGATCCAGAAGCAGGATCAGGCGGCCTTGAGTCATTTGCAGTCCCGTCAGGTAATCTGACAGTTGACGCCAGAGTTGCGGCAGTCTGGTTGTATAAGCGGGGCCGAGGCGTAATTGCGCACAAAGCTGCCAGAGGAATTCCTCTTCTCCCAACCCGAGTAGATCAATCGATTCACACTCATAAGGGCTTCTTTTCAAGATCGTTTGAAATACTTTGAGGGTGAAAGACTTACCTGTTCCTGCAGGACCTGTGAACACGGCACATTTCTTTTGCTCTTCTGCCACAAACAGTAAGCGGGCCAGTGCTTCCTCATGGAATTCACTTTCAAAAAAGTATTCCAGGTCCAGCTGTTGGTCAAAGGGTGCGCGTGTCAAATTCCAGAAATCGCAATACATGATTTTCTTCTGACCTGTTGTATTTGGGGTGAGCCCGAAATCGGGTTGATTGTCGTGTTTTGAGCACCCATCGGGTCAATATGATCCAGAATGGGCTACGGTTTTATTGAATGTGCTCTGGAAACAATGCCTTCCGATTCTCTACTCCTTGCAGAACGCACAGAGATCAAGATACCATCCATAGGGAGCGAAGTTTCAGAAAAGAGAACAGAGGTATGTTCTGAGGCCGAAGCTTCCCTTATTGTTAAAATCGGTCTTTCGGTGTCATCGGCATGACCGAACCCCCGTCCGCCTATTCTTTTTTCCTCAACTTACGCATTTTGAAAAGCTTGAAGTTTTTTATGCCACATCGATTTTACTTTGAAGGTTCTTTCGATTCGGATCTGCTCGTCTTAGAAGGCAGTGAAGCCCATCATTTGCTGCACGTGTTACGCCTGCGGATCGGCGATACTGTAGAGGTTTTTAATGGCACGGGGGTGGAAGCAGATGCCGAGATCACGAAAACAGCACGAAAGAGTGTGGAGGTTAGAATAACGGCGCGAAGGGAATCTCCTGCAAATACCCAGATTCCGGTAATTCTGGCGACAGCCGTTCCCAAAGGAGACCGCTTTCGTTGGCTGGTTGAGAAGGCGGCGGAACTGGGCGTTACCAGACTGGTGCCTTTGATCACAGAGCGCAGCAGTGTTGACCCGGGCGAAAATCGTTTGAAAAAATTACAACAAACGATCGTCGCTGCTGCGAAACAATCAGGCCAGACGCGGTTAATGGAGTTATCGCCGTTACAGAAATTTCATGAATTTCTGGATGATGTCAGTCAGGCCGAGCAGCGTGTGTTGATAGCAGACCCGGGTGGAAGTCCGTTGGAATTGATGGATTCCCGTGGGGCTGATGCTGCTGCGTGTCCGATGGTTCTATTAATTGGACCCGAAGGCGGCTTCTCTGCTGATGAGGTCCAGGCAGCACTCGATAAAGGCGCGACACCGATCAAATTGAGTGAAGCGATTCTACGAATTGAAACCGCGGCGATCTTATTAGCAGGGCTGGTTCGTCTCACAGCCGTGCAAACAAAAGAATGATTCTTTGCGCCGACTCAGGTTATTTAAACAGATGCCCTGATCGGAGAAACAGTACAAAACTGTAAATCACGACGCCGGCGACAATCAAAGAACCAAAGTTAAGCAGGTTACGGCCCGTTGCCATTTTTTTTCTGGCAACAATCTGTGCGATCACGGTGACGACTGCGACCAGGGAGAACTTAAAATATACCATGCCTTTGATGCCCCAGCGCGCGATAAAAAAATTCGCAAGCTGGTTGGATTCTCTGAAGCCACCTGTCACCAGTAAGAGATAGGTCATGAAAACGTCTAACGCATTGACTAAAACAAAAACGCAGGTCTCTCGTTCCAGAGGCAATTGATGACTCCAGAACGAGCGTCCTTTT
This window of the Gimesia fumaroli genome carries:
- a CDS encoding SOS response-associated peptidase — protein: MCARFFLFSPDEEIMKLFHMVSFPRISPRFNIAPSQPVLAITRSQHDLHVKHFQWGLIPGWMKNPAPGQAMINARSETASSKPAFKSAFRYRRCLIPANGFYEWKSSGNRSKQAMCVRINEAPLFAMAGIWEQWQSPDGTELETCSVLTTSANTLLETIHPRMPVILRPEQYARWLSADTTPVPQLERLLQTYPAEEMQAFPVSSYVNKVVHDSPECIEPIQEQKTLF
- a CDS encoding HAD family hydrolase, with product MHICLFDIDGTLIDTGGAGQRSILHMLEEEFRVSAPVEGIPTAGRTDHAIMVDLFDYFGIPNTSQNRQRFEAGYLKLLAEKLKERQGRVLPGIKPILEQLSQHTHIDLGLLTGNFEHGARQKLEHYHLKHFFEFGAYGDHHANRNDVAHEAIKQIQQRHSPESLAGTSIWVIGDTPSDIHCARAIGANVIAVATGVYPLEELRACEPDYLFEHFEEIEPLLSLFAAPETTG
- a CDS encoding response regulator transcription factor, with product MLTSTDLIRVVLVDDHLMLVDSLVTRFQRDSDIEVVGTATNADDGLALILETEPDVVILDVELPGRGSFDIGEEISSRLKNTKMIFLTGYLSDIFIELALRVNAVGYLLKGEPIESLIHAIKKAARGEYCFSQSVQERLIFDHKKNRYSIQSESMLASLTSRQIEVLRHLARGKSVKEVARSMHLSEKSIDSHKYRIMHKLGIHDRVELARYSIREGLTLP
- a CDS encoding RsmE family RNA methyltransferase, with the translated sequence MPHRFYFEGSFDSDLLVLEGSEAHHLLHVLRLRIGDTVEVFNGTGVEADAEITKTARKSVEVRITARRESPANTQIPVILATAVPKGDRFRWLVEKAAELGVTRLVPLITERSSVDPGENRLKKLQQTIVAAAKQSGQTRLMELSPLQKFHEFLDDVSQAEQRVLIADPGGSPLELMDSRGADAAACPMVLLIGPEGGFSADEVQAALDKGATPIKLSEAILRIETAAILLAGLVRLTAVQTKE
- a CDS encoding ExeA family protein, with the translated sequence MYCDFWNLTRAPFDQQLDLEYFFESEFHEEALARLLFVAEEQKKCAVFTGPAGTGKSFTLKVFQTILKRSPYECESIDLLGLGEEEFLWQLCAQLRLGPAYTTRLPQLWRQLSDYLTGLQMTQGRLILLLDHVDQCRSECLKTIERLLHTGNQRFPALTIVTTSGALNPGTATVVAQLSDLAIELGSFDQETTENYIRYRLNRSGCGTPLFTTDAIQEIQSATDGTPEKINQICDLALLAGYEQNLQEIGPEVISRVESEIKGAPLTTNRISEVVHGV
- a CDS encoding DUF5658 family protein; the protein is MEEAQPEPPEQEKGRSFWSHQLPLERETCVFVLVNALDVFMTYLLLVTGGFRESNQLANFFIARWGIKGMVYFKFSLVAVVTVIAQIVARKKMATGRNLLNFGSLIVAGVVIYSFVLFLRSGHLFK
- a CDS encoding aldo/keto reductase, encoding MTALRNIGNTNIQVTPIAMGCWPISGVTSVDVTEEASLATLNAAFESGINFFDTAYCYGYEGESERLIAKALGEKRDQIVIATKGGIHWSDRKQIRNASPARIKQECDESLSRLNTDRVELYYLHGPDPEIPVSESAGAYKELLEAGKILSIGVSNFTLEQLQEFAAVCPISAYQPRYNMLQRDIETDRLPWCIENQISVMAYWPLMKGLLAGKLPRAHQFAPEDGRQKYPMFHGAEWEKNQDFLDELRILARDLNQTVAQIVIRWTIQQKGITCALCGAKRPEQIIENAETMNFKLSDSQMELISRLIQKRGPICS
- a CDS encoding response regulator; protein product: MKVLLVDDSGTMRTIQKRCLSKLGIEDVTEAEDGVQALEIFQASTFDIVLSDWNMPNMDGLQLLKEIRQRNKDIPVIMITTEAERARVVTAIQAGVSDYLVKPFTPDSLKSKLERWVTSNA
- a CDS encoding chemotaxis protein CheX, yielding MDFNKPARLSLKYFRRIDFELFPGNRNLIMTSTTTGKSELTAEFVNPIISSTISVFEMMLGCTPKRTGLSLKADHIPEHELSAVIGISGKAAGTLVLSLSKSVGIGILDRLVGISSDEINDEVCDAVCELANMIAGSAKAQLEHLEASISIPNIITGKGHTVHYPSNVVPICIAFDSEIGTFTIEAGFSDR